One uncultured Caproiciproducens sp. DNA segment encodes these proteins:
- a CDS encoding glutamate synthase-related protein — MPVDFLYPEYEVIRNPQRCIACRVCERQCANEVHSYDTELNLMKSDESKCVNCHRCVSLCPTRALKIVKTDHTFKTNANWTNEVIGEVYRQAGSGGMLLSSMGNPKPYPVYWDKILINASQVTNPSIDPLREPMETKTFLGKRPEALQRNPDGSIDTTNLPPNLELSVPIMFSAMSYGSISYNAHESLARAAQELGIYYNTGEGGLHEDFYKYGANTIVQVASGRFGVYKDYLEAGAAIEIKIGQGAKPGIGGHLPGAKIVGDVSRTRMIPEGSDAISPAPHHDIYSIEDLRQLVYSLKEATNYKKPVIVKIAAVHNVAAIASGIARSGADIIAIDGYRGGTGAAPTRIRDNVGIPIELALAAVDERLREEKIRNNVSIVVGGSIRNSADIVKAIALGADAVYIATAALLALGCHLCRSCQTGKCNWGIATQRPDLVKRLNPDIGYKRLVNLVSAWQHEIKEMMGGMGINSIEALKGNRLMLRGIGLNEKELEILGIKHAGE; from the coding sequence ATGCCTGTTGATTTCTTATATCCTGAATATGAAGTAATCCGTAATCCGCAGCGCTGCATTGCCTGCCGCGTGTGCGAACGACAATGTGCCAATGAGGTTCATTCCTACGATACGGAATTGAATTTGATGAAGAGCGACGAATCCAAATGCGTCAACTGTCACCGCTGTGTGTCGCTTTGCCCGACAAGGGCTTTGAAAATCGTGAAAACAGACCATACATTTAAAACAAACGCCAACTGGACCAATGAGGTCATCGGTGAGGTGTACCGTCAGGCGGGGTCGGGCGGCATGCTGCTTTCCTCCATGGGGAATCCGAAACCGTATCCGGTCTATTGGGATAAAATCCTGATTAATGCGTCGCAGGTTACCAATCCGTCCATTGACCCGCTGCGCGAACCGATGGAAACCAAGACCTTTTTAGGCAAAAGACCGGAAGCCCTTCAGCGCAATCCGGACGGCAGCATCGATACGACTAACCTGCCTCCGAATCTGGAGCTTTCCGTGCCGATTATGTTCTCGGCCATGAGCTACGGCTCCATCAGCTACAATGCACATGAAAGCCTCGCGAGAGCCGCCCAGGAGCTTGGCATTTATTACAATACCGGTGAGGGCGGCCTGCACGAAGATTTTTACAAATATGGCGCAAACACCATTGTTCAGGTTGCCTCCGGACGTTTCGGCGTATATAAGGATTACCTTGAGGCCGGGGCCGCAATCGAAATTAAGATAGGGCAGGGCGCAAAACCGGGCATCGGCGGGCATCTGCCGGGGGCGAAAATTGTCGGAGACGTTTCCCGTACCAGAATGATTCCGGAAGGTTCGGACGCAATCTCACCCGCGCCTCACCACGACATTTATTCCATTGAGGATCTTCGTCAGCTTGTTTATTCCCTGAAAGAAGCCACCAATTACAAAAAACCGGTAATTGTCAAAATTGCGGCCGTTCACAATGTTGCGGCCATCGCCAGCGGCATTGCCCGCAGCGGCGCCGATATCATTGCCATCGACGGTTACCGCGGAGGCACCGGCGCGGCACCGACCAGAATCCGCGACAATGTCGGTATCCCGATTGAACTTGCTTTGGCCGCTGTGGACGAGAGGCTGCGTGAGGAGAAAATCCGCAACAACGTTTCCATTGTGGTCGGCGGCAGCATCCGCAACTCCGCGGATATCGTCAAGGCAATCGCTTTGGGCGCGGATGCGGTTTACATTGCAACAGCGGCGCTTCTGGCGCTGGGCTGCCATCTTTGCCGCAGCTGCCAGACGGGCAAATGCAACTGGGGCATTGCCACACAGAGACCTGACCTTGTGAAACGCCTGAACCCCGACATCGGTTATAAACGCCTTGTCAACCTCGTTTCCGCGTGGCAGCACGAAATTAAGGAAATGATGGGCGGTATGGGAATCAATTCGATTGAAGCGCTCAAGGGCAACCGCCTGATGCTGCGCGGAATCGGATTAAACGAAAAAGAGCTTGAAATTCTTGGTATCAAGCATGCGGGGGAATAA
- a CDS encoding glutamine synthetase III, producing MSNIPELFGSMVFNDTVMKEKLPKDTYKALRKTREQGKPLDAHVANVVANAMKDWAVEKGATHFTHWFQPMTGITAEKHDSFIYPVENGKIIMEFSGKELIKGEPDASSFPSGGLRATFEARGYTAWDPTSNAFIKDGSLCIPTAFCSYGGEALDKKTPLLRSMDAIDKQAMRILKLFGNTEAHRVITTVGPEQEYFLIDKAMYEKRKDLIYTGRTLFGAKPPKGQELEDHYFGVIKPRVSAYMKELDEELWKLGIFAKTKHNEVAPSQHELAPIFTTSNVASDQNQLTMEVMKKIATKHGLTCLLHEKPFAGINGSGKHNNWSISTDTGVNLLEPGDSPRENAQFLLFLASIIKAVDDHQDLLRISVASAGNDHRLGANEAPPAIVSMFIGDELMGILKSIEDGTVYKQKDKAFMNIGSDILPSFPKDSTDRNRTSPFAFTGNKFEFRMLGSTVSISCPNIMLNTIIADALCGFADELEKADDFNAKLTELVKKTMKEHSRIIFNGNNYSEEWLQEAQKRGLLNLRSTADALPYYISDANVALFEKYGVLSKTETYSRYEIQLENYCKQIHIEALTMVDMIKKDILPAACSYMKDLSKEAINKKQLCADISCELEEILLKKLSTLSSDLYKKMSLLDETVEPEKEFSDVLEKAKYYRNKVFTAMEDTRVIADEIESMVGEKYWPYPTYGDLLFSVV from the coding sequence ATGAGCAATATTCCTGAATTGTTCGGCAGCATGGTATTCAACGATACCGTGATGAAGGAAAAACTGCCAAAGGACACCTATAAGGCTCTGAGAAAAACCCGAGAGCAGGGCAAACCGTTGGATGCACATGTTGCGAATGTAGTCGCAAACGCGATGAAAGATTGGGCAGTCGAAAAGGGGGCGACCCACTTTACCCACTGGTTCCAGCCAATGACCGGAATCACTGCGGAAAAGCACGACAGCTTTATCTATCCGGTTGAAAACGGCAAGATCATTATGGAGTTTTCAGGCAAGGAACTGATTAAAGGCGAACCCGATGCTTCAAGCTTTCCGTCCGGCGGACTGAGGGCTACCTTTGAAGCAAGAGGCTACACCGCTTGGGATCCTACCAGCAATGCATTCATTAAAGACGGCTCCCTTTGCATTCCGACAGCGTTTTGCTCCTATGGCGGCGAAGCGCTTGATAAAAAAACCCCTCTGCTGCGTTCCATGGACGCAATTGACAAGCAGGCGATGAGAATTTTAAAACTGTTCGGCAACACGGAAGCCCACCGCGTCATTACAACGGTCGGACCGGAACAGGAATACTTTTTGATTGACAAGGCAATGTACGAGAAAAGAAAAGACCTGATCTATACCGGCAGAACGCTGTTCGGCGCAAAGCCTCCAAAGGGTCAGGAACTTGAGGATCACTATTTCGGCGTCATTAAGCCGAGAGTATCCGCTTACATGAAAGAACTGGACGAAGAGCTTTGGAAGCTCGGAATTTTTGCCAAAACAAAACATAACGAAGTTGCTCCTTCCCAGCATGAGCTTGCTCCTATCTTTACCACAAGCAACGTGGCATCCGACCAAAACCAGCTCACAATGGAGGTCATGAAGAAAATTGCCACAAAACACGGTCTTACCTGCCTTCTTCATGAAAAACCGTTTGCCGGCATTAACGGAAGCGGCAAGCACAACAACTGGAGCATTTCAACCGATACAGGCGTAAACCTTTTGGAACCGGGCGATTCTCCGCGTGAAAACGCACAGTTCCTGCTTTTCCTTGCATCCATTATCAAAGCGGTTGACGATCATCAGGATTTGCTCCGCATTTCCGTCGCAAGCGCCGGAAACGATCACCGTCTTGGCGCAAATGAGGCTCCTCCGGCAATCGTATCCATGTTCATCGGCGACGAATTGATGGGCATTCTGAAATCCATCGAAGACGGCACTGTATACAAGCAGAAGGACAAAGCCTTCATGAATATCGGTTCAGACATTCTTCCTTCCTTCCCGAAGGATTCTACCGACAGAAACCGTACTTCTCCTTTCGCTTTCACCGGCAATAAGTTTGAGTTCCGTATGCTTGGTTCGACTGTTTCCATTTCGTGCCCGAACATCATGCTCAACACCATCATTGCCGACGCATTGTGCGGCTTTGCCGACGAACTTGAAAAAGCGGATGATTTTAATGCTAAGCTGACAGAGCTTGTTAAGAAGACCATGAAGGAACACAGCCGCATCATCTTCAACGGCAACAACTATTCCGAAGAGTGGTTACAGGAAGCCCAAAAGCGCGGCCTTTTGAATTTGCGTTCCACAGCGGATGCACTCCCTTATTATATCAGTGACGCGAATGTGGCTTTATTCGAAAAATACGGCGTTCTGTCGAAAACCGAAACTTATTCCCGTTATGAAATTCAGCTTGAAAACTACTGCAAGCAAATTCATATTGAAGCATTGACCATGGTGGATATGATCAAGAAAGATATCCTGCCTGCGGCATGCTCCTATATGAAGGATCTGAGCAAAGAAGCAATCAATAAAAAACAGCTTTGCGCCGATATCAGCTGTGAGCTGGAAGAAATTCTTTTAAAGAAGCTTTCCACACTCAGCTCTGACTTATATAAGAAAATGAGTCTGCTTGACGAAACTGTTGAGCCCGAAAAAGAGTTTTCGGATGTTCTTGAGAAGGCAAAATACTACCGCAACAAGGTGTTTACCGCAATGGAGGACACCCGTGTCATCGCAGATGAAATCGAGAGTATGGTCGGCGAAAAATACTGGCCGTATCCGACATACGGCGACCTGCTTTTCAGCGTAGTTTAA
- a CDS encoding ammonium transporter has translation MTQVFSSVDTIWVLLGAALVFFMQAGFAMVETGFTRAKNAGNIIMKNLMDFCIGTPIFWIFGFGLMFSGTAPLIGGIDFFTRGDYAANMGLTVPTTAYIIFQTVFCATAATIVSGAMAERTKFISYCIYSACISAFVYPVSGHWIWGGGWLAQIGFHDFAGSTAVHMVGGLAALIGAKMLGPRIGKYDKNGNPKAIPGHSLTLGALGVFILWFCWFGFNGCSTISMTGDDMLASASKIFVNTNLAAAVATVTVMIITWFRYKKPDVSMTLNGSLAGLVAITAGCDAVSPVGAFFIGLISGFIVVFGIEFVDKKLKIDDPVGAVGVHFLNGAGGTILTGFFAVDGGLLYGGGFKFLGTQILGVLAVCAWVTVAMLIIFTVIKKTVGLRVDPEEELMGLDIKEHGIVSAYADFLPMDGHALFTEADFVSVEESVPVSHYPEAPTVSSSVSGKKLTKVVMIFNKSKFEAMKSAMNEIGVTGMTVTNVLGCGTQKGQTEYYRGVKFDEVTLLPKIKLELVVSAVPVELVTSTAKKVLYTGKIGDGKIFVYDVENVIKVRTGEEGYEALQGDAD, from the coding sequence ATGACGCAAGTATTCTCTTCTGTTGATACGATCTGGGTACTACTCGGCGCGGCCCTGGTGTTCTTTATGCAGGCGGGCTTCGCAATGGTTGAAACCGGTTTTACAAGGGCAAAAAATGCTGGCAACATTATCATGAAAAACCTGATGGATTTCTGTATCGGAACACCCATTTTCTGGATTTTCGGATTTGGTCTGATGTTTTCAGGAACAGCACCTTTGATCGGCGGTATCGACTTTTTCACAAGAGGCGATTACGCCGCGAACATGGGATTGACTGTTCCCACAACGGCCTACATTATTTTCCAAACCGTTTTCTGCGCGACAGCCGCGACAATTGTCTCGGGTGCCATGGCGGAAAGGACAAAATTTATTTCCTACTGCATTTACAGCGCATGTATCAGCGCATTTGTCTACCCTGTTTCCGGTCACTGGATTTGGGGCGGCGGCTGGCTGGCGCAGATTGGATTCCACGATTTTGCTGGTTCCACCGCCGTTCATATGGTTGGCGGCCTTGCAGCATTAATCGGCGCAAAAATGCTTGGCCCCCGTATTGGCAAATATGACAAGAACGGGAACCCAAAAGCGATTCCCGGGCACAGCCTGACCCTTGGTGCGCTTGGCGTATTCATTCTCTGGTTCTGCTGGTTCGGATTCAACGGATGCTCTACAATCTCCATGACCGGAGATGATATGCTTGCATCCGCAAGCAAAATCTTTGTCAACACAAATCTTGCCGCTGCTGTGGCAACTGTGACTGTTATGATTATCACATGGTTTCGTTACAAAAAACCGGATGTTTCCATGACCTTGAACGGATCCCTCGCAGGCCTTGTTGCAATTACCGCGGGCTGCGATGCGGTTTCTCCGGTCGGCGCATTCTTCATTGGTTTGATTTCCGGGTTTATTGTCGTATTCGGCATTGAATTTGTTGATAAGAAATTAAAAATAGACGACCCGGTCGGCGCGGTCGGCGTACATTTTCTAAACGGAGCCGGCGGCACCATATTAACTGGATTTTTCGCGGTAGACGGCGGACTGCTTTACGGCGGCGGTTTCAAGTTCCTTGGCACACAAATCCTTGGTGTTCTGGCCGTGTGCGCATGGGTTACCGTTGCAATGCTGATTATCTTTACGGTAATCAAGAAAACCGTTGGCCTTCGTGTTGACCCGGAAGAAGAACTGATGGGTCTGGACATTAAGGAACATGGCATTGTAAGCGCATACGCAGATTTCCTGCCAATGGACGGCCACGCTTTGTTTACTGAGGCAGATTTCGTATCTGTTGAAGAAAGCGTACCCGTGTCACACTATCCCGAAGCACCGACTGTTTCTTCCTCCGTCAGCGGTAAAAAACTGACGAAAGTTGTGATGATATTCAACAAGAGTAAATTTGAGGCAATGAAATCCGCAATGAACGAGATCGGCGTAACGGGAATGACCGTTACCAATGTTCTTGGCTGCGGAACTCAAAAGGGCCAGACAGAATATTATCGCGGTGTGAAGTTTGATGAGGTTACTCTGCTTCCAAAAATAAAGCTTGAGTTGGTAGTCAGTGCCGTCCCTGTTGAACTCGTTACCAGCACGGCCAAGAAGGTTTTGTACACCGGAAAAATCGGCGACGGAAAAATCTTTGTCTACGACGTTGAAAACGTGATTAAGGTCCGTACCGGTGAAGAAGGCTATGAAGCGTTGCAGGGTGATGCTGATTAA
- a CDS encoding PQQ-binding-like beta-propeller repeat protein, with amino-acid sequence MTVKKITAALCALAFVISAAVGASAADSADWPQFLGSPTASGLTTAKTSVNAASANQIWTVKHSITSEYNGAKYENNACGTPIAVGSYLYMTTADGKLLKLDAATGKTAASAECLNIPLYFSQIAFGDGKIYVPQQTFAGVQISAFDAENLTPVWQSDAIAYGESAQQISSPITYYDHRIYFGTYTQDAATYAYTSGVFVCMDTSTGKTAWLHENSTAGYYWNGSAVTGTAVAVSDTAGTITAYRLTDGAVVSTVTAGGPVSSTLCIAQGRLYASVKSGYIYSAKMDAGGMIYGSTAVKSAVLGNSITSSPVVFNNRLYVAGGGYNATTPFSVLDAESLKTIYQISGIQSQSSPLVSTAYAADKNKQQVSIYVTKYGTLDENYAFTKDSSSVYVISDHAGQTKPSYEILFTPPVPQSSSQSLVPSKDGSLFYFNDSGSLYAIARKAPLASPATGEEPVAMPIVVVMLSAAVVFVLQRKPDFSELP; translated from the coding sequence ATGACTGTAAAAAAAATAACGGCGGCGCTGTGTGCGCTTGCCTTCGTGATTTCAGCCGCGGTCGGTGCGTCGGCAGCCGACAGCGCGGACTGGCCCCAGTTTCTCGGTTCGCCGACGGCGTCCGGGCTGACCACTGCCAAAACGTCGGTCAACGCCGCGTCGGCTAATCAGATTTGGACGGTGAAGCACAGCATTACCAGCGAATACAACGGAGCAAAATATGAGAATAACGCCTGCGGAACTCCTATCGCTGTAGGCAGTTATCTTTATATGACAACTGCGGACGGTAAACTGCTGAAGCTCGACGCGGCGACCGGAAAAACCGCCGCATCCGCCGAGTGTTTGAACATTCCCCTGTATTTTTCCCAAATTGCCTTTGGCGACGGAAAAATTTACGTTCCGCAGCAAACGTTTGCCGGCGTTCAAATTTCCGCCTTTGACGCAGAGAATCTGACCCCCGTCTGGCAAAGCGACGCAATCGCTTATGGGGAATCGGCACAGCAGATCTCCTCCCCCATCACCTATTACGATCACCGCATTTATTTTGGAACCTATACGCAGGATGCGGCGACCTACGCCTACACTTCCGGCGTGTTTGTCTGCATGGACACTTCCACAGGCAAAACCGCGTGGCTGCATGAAAACAGCACTGCGGGTTATTACTGGAACGGCAGCGCCGTTACGGGCACAGCCGTCGCGGTCTCCGACACCGCCGGAACCATTACCGCCTATCGTCTGACGGACGGCGCCGTTGTCAGCACCGTTACCGCGGGCGGGCCGGTCAGTTCCACCCTTTGTATTGCACAGGGCAGACTGTACGCCTCCGTAAAATCCGGTTATATCTATTCGGCGAAAATGGATGCAGGCGGCATGATTTACGGCAGTACGGCGGTCAAATCCGCGGTACTTGGCAACAGCATTACCTCAAGCCCTGTCGTTTTCAACAACAGGCTTTACGTTGCTGGCGGCGGCTATAACGCAACGACGCCATTCTCCGTTTTAGATGCCGAAAGTCTAAAAACCATCTATCAGATCAGCGGCATCCAATCACAATCCTCCCCCCTCGTCTCCACCGCTTACGCGGCGGACAAAAACAAACAGCAGGTGTCTATTTACGTCACGAAATACGGCACACTGGACGAGAATTACGCCTTTACGAAGGATTCCTCCAGTGTATATGTCATTAGCGACCACGCGGGACAGACAAAGCCTTCTTACGAAATCCTGTTTACGCCGCCGGTGCCGCAGTCTTCCTCGCAGAGCCTTGTGCCCTCAAAAGACGGCTCCCTGTTCTATTTTAACGACAGCGGCAGTTTATACGCCATTGCAAGAAAAGCGCCTCTCGCGTCCCCGGCGACCGGGGAAGAGCCTGTCGCAATGCCTATCGTCGTTGTGATGTTGAGCGCCGCCGTTGTTTTCGTCCTGCAAAGAAAGCCTGATTTTTCGGAGCTGCCATGA
- a CDS encoding DUF4430 domain-containing protein: MKYKILTILCVLCVLSGCRVELPPQSAAGQATSAVNSQEVSQDESGSEASAMVPSVPESAAVSASTPVSPAPSKANTSGPAAASKPAASKPSASGTAKEQSCTLLISCGDILKSRDKFSADQLSIVPEDGVIYSEKTIAIKSGDTVFDVLLRETKADKIQMEFVASPVYQTNYIKSIDNIYEKAFGSTSGWMYTVNSKQPPVAASGYKLKNGDKIQWLYVCGQ, translated from the coding sequence ATGAAATATAAAATCCTAACAATTCTGTGCGTACTCTGCGTCCTGTCCGGATGCAGAGTGGAACTTCCGCCTCAAAGTGCGGCCGGTCAGGCAACCTCAGCTGTAAACTCTCAGGAAGTTTCACAGGACGAAAGCGGCAGCGAGGCTTCCGCAATGGTTCCTTCCGTTCCGGAAAGCGCGGCTGTCTCTGCTTCAACTCCGGTTTCTCCCGCGCCCTCAAAGGCAAACACTTCCGGTCCTGCTGCTGCTTCAAAACCGGCTGCTTCAAAACCGTCCGCTTCGGGAACTGCGAAAGAACAAAGCTGTACCCTGTTAATCTCATGCGGTGATATTTTGAAGAGCAGGGACAAATTCAGCGCGGATCAGCTTTCCATAGTACCGGAGGACGGCGTGATCTACAGTGAAAAGACCATTGCCATAAAAAGCGGAGACACCGTCTTTGATGTGCTTCTGCGCGAAACAAAAGCAGACAAAATACAGATGGAATTCGTTGCTTCTCCGGTTTATCAGACCAACTACATTAAGTCAATTGATAATATTTATGAAAAAGCTTTTGGCAGCACAAGCGGCTGGATGTACACGGTAAACAGCAAACAGCCGCCCGTTGCCGCAAGCGGCTATAAGCTGAAAAACGGCGATAAAATTCAATGGCTGTACGTATGCGGCCAATAA
- a CDS encoding energy-coupling factor transporter transmembrane component T: protein MKNHFGRLHPAILFIYFASVILFSMFFMHPVFLAISFLSGFVCSLMLNSKKALGFNLKFLLPLILVMAIINPLLNHAGATILLYVNDNPITLESCIYGIAAACMFASVLLWFSCSNAVMTSDKITYLFGRAAPSFSLMFSMVLRFVPRFKAQILVISNAQKGIGKGADTGSIAVRAKNGIKILSMLTTWALENGITTADSMRARGYGLAGRTNFSRYKFAKTDKITLILLFVLLAVVIYGFIAGENNIRYFPSFSVKPVTPFSALIYAAYFLLCSFPLLIHAVFEVKYHGNH, encoded by the coding sequence ATGAAAAACCATTTCGGCAGGCTCCATCCTGCTATTCTTTTTATTTATTTCGCGTCTGTTATCCTGTTCTCCATGTTCTTCATGCATCCGGTTTTTCTGGCGATTTCGTTTTTGAGCGGCTTCGTCTGTTCTCTTATGCTCAATTCAAAAAAAGCCTTGGGGTTTAATCTGAAATTTCTTTTGCCGCTCATTCTGGTAATGGCGATAATCAACCCTCTGCTCAACCACGCCGGAGCAACCATCCTGCTATATGTAAATGACAACCCCATTACACTCGAATCGTGTATATACGGGATTGCGGCGGCGTGTATGTTCGCAAGCGTGCTTCTGTGGTTCTCGTGCAGCAACGCCGTGATGACCTCCGATAAAATCACCTATCTTTTCGGACGCGCGGCTCCCTCGTTCTCGTTGATGTTTTCCATGGTTCTGCGTTTTGTGCCTCGCTTTAAAGCGCAGATTCTAGTCATCAGCAATGCGCAGAAGGGAATCGGAAAAGGCGCGGACACCGGCAGCATTGCCGTGCGTGCAAAAAACGGGATCAAGATTCTTTCGATGTTGACCACGTGGGCGCTTGAAAACGGGATTACCACCGCGGATTCTATGCGGGCACGCGGCTACGGTCTTGCCGGACGCACGAATTTCAGCCGGTATAAATTCGCCAAAACGGATAAAATAACTTTAATATTACTCTTTGTATTATTGGCAGTCGTTATTTACGGCTTTATAGCGGGAGAAAACAATATCAGATACTTTCCGTCGTTTTCTGTCAAGCCAGTAACGCCGTTCAGTGCTTTGATTTACGCGGCATATTTTCTGCTCTGTTCGTTTCCCCTGCTGATTCATGCAGTATTCGAGGTAAAATACCATGGCAATCATTGA
- a CDS encoding ATP-binding cassette domain-containing protein, translated as MAIIEIKQFSFTYPDEQEPALKNVSLKVGEGEFIVPCGLSGCGKTTLLRQLKPALTPHGESSGGILFCGKPLKELDLRTQTAGIGFVMQSPEEQIVTDKVWHELAFGLESLGLDNQTIRLRTAEMASFFGIEAWFEKDVSSLSGGQKQLLNLASIMAMQPKVLLLDEPTSQLDPIAAADFLAAVRKINAELGVAVILTEQRLQEVFPMADRVVVLDRGRIFADAPPREAGAVLFQSNHPMAAALPAPMKICGAVKNSLPCPMTVREGRQWLEELFRNQTIRFNSIEEPHTKTEGSDAVSLKECWFSYDKNEPDVIKDLSLHIPRGGLYCIVGGNGTGKSTALGIMAGIYKPYRGKVKVSGRTALLPQNPQALFLKNTVEGDLAEALDEKLSADEKEQKIQDVAELVEIGNLLHRHPYDLSGGEQQRAALGKVLLTQPEILLLDEPTKGLDSFFKIRFADILNKLIKSGVTVVMVSHDIEFCAEFSDSCALFFNGTVVADGSAHTFFSGNSFYTTAASRMTRGLFQNAVRNGDVIALCNKNQDAD; from the coding sequence ATGGCAATCATTGAAATAAAACAGTTCAGCTTCACCTATCCGGATGAACAGGAGCCCGCGCTGAAAAACGTCAGTCTAAAGGTCGGCGAAGGTGAATTTATTGTGCCCTGCGGGCTGTCTGGCTGCGGCAAAACAACGCTGCTGCGCCAGTTGAAACCCGCATTGACCCCGCACGGCGAAAGCAGCGGAGGCATCCTTTTTTGCGGCAAACCGCTGAAGGAGCTTGATTTGCGTACCCAGACGGCAGGCATCGGTTTTGTCATGCAGTCGCCGGAAGAGCAGATTGTAACGGATAAGGTATGGCATGAGCTCGCGTTCGGACTGGAAAGCCTCGGCCTTGATAATCAGACCATCCGGCTGCGCACTGCGGAAATGGCCAGTTTCTTCGGGATTGAAGCATGGTTCGAAAAGGACGTTTCTTCCCTTTCCGGCGGGCAGAAACAGCTTTTAAATCTGGCTTCCATTATGGCTATGCAGCCAAAAGTGCTGCTGCTGGACGAGCCCACCTCGCAGCTTGACCCAATTGCGGCGGCGGATTTTCTTGCCGCTGTGCGAAAAATAAATGCTGAACTGGGCGTTGCCGTCATTCTGACCGAACAAAGGCTGCAGGAAGTATTCCCCATGGCCGACCGGGTGGTTGTGCTGGACCGCGGTCGAATCTTCGCAGATGCACCTCCGCGTGAAGCCGGCGCGGTACTGTTTCAAAGCAACCACCCCATGGCGGCGGCTCTGCCTGCACCCATGAAAATTTGCGGTGCCGTAAAAAACAGCCTCCCCTGTCCGATGACCGTACGGGAAGGCAGGCAGTGGCTGGAAGAACTGTTCCGGAATCAAACAATACGGTTCAACAGCATAGAAGAACCGCATACCAAAACAGAGGGCAGCGATGCAGTCAGTTTAAAGGAATGCTGGTTTTCCTATGATAAAAATGAACCCGACGTGATAAAAGATCTTTCCCTGCACATTCCAAGGGGCGGTTTATACTGCATCGTAGGCGGGAACGGAACCGGAAAAAGCACCGCGCTCGGCATCATGGCTGGAATCTATAAACCGTATCGCGGCAAGGTGAAGGTCAGCGGGCGCACCGCATTACTTCCGCAGAACCCGCAGGCGCTTTTTTTAAAAAACACGGTTGAAGGTGATCTGGCCGAAGCACTGGACGAAAAGCTTTCCGCTGATGAAAAGGAACAAAAAATACAAGATGTCGCCGAGCTTGTGGAAATCGGTAATCTGCTCCACCGGCATCCGTATGATCTGAGCGGCGGCGAACAGCAGCGGGCGGCTCTTGGGAAGGTGCTGCTGACGCAGCCTGAAATTCTTCTGCTGGATGAACCGACCAAAGGACTGGATTCTTTTTTTAAAATAAGATTTGCGGATATTCTGAATAAGCTGATCAAATCCGGAGTCACCGTTGTGATGGTATCGCATGATATCGAATTCTGCGCCGAATTTTCCGACAGCTGTGCCCTGTTTTTTAACGGAACCGTCGTCGCTGACGGCAGCGCACATACTTTCTTCTCCGGCAACAGCTTTTACACCACCGCCGCCAGCCGAATGACGCGGGGCTTGTTCCAAAATGCTGTGAGAAACGGAGATGTGATCGCGCTGTGCAACAAAAATCAAGACGCAGACTGA
- a CDS encoding ECF transporter S component — MQQKSRRRLTKSEWLTCVSALVLAPAAVLWGVYGPGDRKYYFISFIIILCAMLPFFLVFERRRPQARELVTLSVLCAVAVAGRAAFYMLPQFKPVAAIVIITGVSLGAQSGFLVGAMSAFVSNFFFGQGPNTPWQMFAFGILGFLAGILYEHGPLSSSRFSLCIFGGSATLVLYGGIVNAGTLLVSGLPVTLPAYFAVCLGSLPFDLIHAAASVFFLFFISKPMIEKIERIKKKYGLM, encoded by the coding sequence GTGCAACAAAAATCAAGACGCAGACTGACGAAGAGTGAATGGCTGACCTGTGTATCGGCATTGGTTCTGGCTCCCGCAGCTGTTCTTTGGGGCGTGTACGGGCCGGGCGACCGGAAATATTATTTCATCAGCTTTATCATCATTCTATGCGCCATGCTTCCATTTTTTCTGGTGTTTGAACGCCGACGCCCGCAGGCGCGGGAGTTGGTCACACTGTCGGTGCTGTGCGCCGTTGCGGTAGCCGGACGCGCGGCGTTCTATATGCTGCCGCAATTCAAGCCTGTCGCGGCGATTGTCATCATTACCGGCGTATCATTGGGTGCGCAGTCCGGTTTTCTTGTGGGCGCTATGAGCGCCTTTGTTTCGAATTTCTTTTTTGGACAGGGACCGAACACACCGTGGCAGATGTTCGCGTTCGGCATTCTCGGATTTCTGGCAGGTATTCTGTATGAACATGGCCCGCTGAGCAGCAGCCGGTTTTCGCTTTGCATTTTCGGCGGATCAGCAACCCTTGTTCTGTATGGCGGGATTGTAAACGCCGGCACGCTGCTGGTCAGCGGCTTGCCCGTGACTCTTCCCGCATATTTTGCGGTCTGTCTCGGCTCGCTGCCCTTTGACCTGATTCATGCGGCGGCAAGCGTATTCTTTCTGTTTTTTATTTCTAAGCCGATGATTGAAAAAATCGAAAGAATCAAGAAGAAATACGGATTAATGTGA